Proteins found in one Euzebyales bacterium genomic segment:
- a CDS encoding helix-turn-helix domain-containing protein: MSADTERLLTIQEVADMIAVPVATLYQWRSRGGGPVGMRIGRHVRYDPADVRAWLDQRRDPRPAA, from the coding sequence ATGAGCGCGGACACCGAGCGGCTACTGACCATCCAGGAGGTCGCCGACATGATCGCCGTGCCGGTCGCCACCCTCTACCAGTGGCGCAGCCGCGGCGGCGGACCCGTCGGCATGCGGATCGGCCGGCACGTCCGCTACGACCCCGCCGACGTCCGCGCCTGGCTCGACCAGCGGCGCGACCCCCGGCCCGCGGCGTGA
- a CDS encoding bifunctional DNA primase/polymerase, with product MHRKRTRTDGAAALHDAAVDYAAAGWQVFPLSTRGGRKAPLFPSPHDGPGHGCHGQCGRLGHGFYDATSDPDTVSQWWTRHPNAVIGGRIAHHLLVLDVDRHGGGEDTLQFFEAAYHPLPATLTCYSGRGDGGRHLYWLRPPTPGWRLSGAKLRPGIDLIHHTLRYVVLPPSSHPKTGQPYWWDDPTVTPAEPPAWLAALVTPPRSQPVSTFTRTASNGVAALVGHVRRLSPEEGTGRHDTVLWALCEAYEAGAGEADIEAICQAAVSVGKPRHEVDAMRAWAAAKFVGGTP from the coding sequence ATGCATCGCAAGCGTACCCGGACTGACGGCGCGGCCGCGCTACATGACGCGGCCGTGGACTACGCCGCGGCTGGCTGGCAGGTCTTCCCGCTCTCCACCCGCGGCGGACGCAAAGCGCCATTGTTTCCATCCCCGCACGACGGACCGGGCCACGGATGCCATGGCCAGTGCGGCCGCCTGGGACACGGCTTCTACGACGCGACCAGCGACCCCGACACGGTGTCGCAGTGGTGGACGCGCCACCCGAACGCGGTCATCGGCGGCCGCATCGCGCATCACCTGCTCGTCCTCGACGTCGACCGCCACGGCGGCGGCGAAGACACCCTCCAGTTCTTCGAGGCCGCCTACCACCCGCTGCCCGCCACGCTCACCTGCTACTCAGGGCGGGGCGACGGCGGCCGGCACCTGTACTGGCTGCGCCCGCCGACCCCCGGGTGGCGGCTGTCCGGCGCGAAACTCCGGCCCGGCATCGACCTGATCCACCACACGCTGCGCTACGTGGTGCTGCCACCGTCGTCGCACCCGAAGACCGGGCAGCCGTACTGGTGGGACGACCCCACCGTCACGCCGGCCGAACCGCCCGCGTGGCTCGCAGCGCTCGTCACACCCCCACGCTCCCAACCGGTGTCGACCTTCACCCGCACCGCGTCGAACGGCGTAGCCGCCCTCGTGGGCCACGTGCGGCGCCTGTCACCGGAGGAGGGCACCGGCCGGCACGACACGGTGCTGTGGGCGCTGTGCGAGGCATACGAGGCCGGCGCCGGCGAAGCGGACATCGAGGCGATCTGCCAGGCCGCCGTGTCGGTCGGCAAGCCACGCCACGAGGTAGACGCGATGCGCGCCTGGGCGGCCGCCAAGTTCGTCGGAGGTACGCCGTGA
- a CDS encoding phage/plasmid primase, P4 family: MTDVPPVPAPSDRHLHAVVDEPDPLPREPWTELGYAHRLICVYGDRLRYVPTWRRWLVWDGTRWVHDTTGQVARWMKITARRLTNAAYDIKDADKRRAALRTARRGESSAGVNGALALASTEDGVAIAPDQLDADPFLLNCVNGTLDLRTMELRDHDPADLLTKITGAAYRPDTKGTKFAAFLAKVQPKEDMRKFLARLIGHALEGRVVEHLLPIFHGSGGNGKGTFVEATLYALGDYADAADPDLLTARTFDAHPTGVADLFGRRLAVLHESDQGRQLAEGTVKRLTGGDRVKARRMREDFWHFNPSHTFLMLTNHKPIVTGTDEGIWRRIRLVPWDVVIPTEEQDTELGDALRLEADAVLAWLVDGYRDWRDHGLNDPKVVTDATDAYRTESDAVGRFLEDRCLLKDTCTVRSSVLFAAWQRWADREGMTDPKTNKAFSAVLENRGHDKNRTNAGAVWQGIGLVVEDDAP; the protein is encoded by the coding sequence GTGACCGACGTGCCACCCGTGCCGGCACCGTCCGACCGTCACCTCCACGCCGTCGTCGACGAGCCCGACCCGCTGCCCCGCGAACCGTGGACCGAATTGGGCTACGCGCACCGGCTGATCTGCGTCTACGGCGACCGGCTCCGCTACGTGCCCACATGGCGCCGATGGCTCGTGTGGGACGGCACCCGCTGGGTGCACGACACCACCGGCCAAGTCGCCCGCTGGATGAAGATCACCGCGAGGCGGCTCACCAATGCCGCCTACGACATCAAGGATGCCGACAAGCGCCGCGCTGCATTGCGGACGGCGCGACGCGGAGAATCATCCGCCGGCGTCAACGGCGCGCTCGCCTTGGCCAGCACCGAGGACGGCGTCGCCATCGCCCCTGACCAGCTCGACGCCGACCCGTTCCTGCTCAACTGCGTCAACGGGACGCTCGACCTGCGCACGATGGAGCTACGCGACCACGACCCCGCCGACCTGCTCACCAAGATCACGGGCGCCGCATACCGCCCGGACACCAAGGGCACCAAGTTCGCCGCGTTCCTCGCGAAGGTCCAGCCCAAGGAGGACATGCGGAAGTTCCTCGCGCGGCTCATCGGGCACGCGCTCGAGGGCCGGGTGGTCGAGCACTTGCTGCCGATCTTCCACGGGTCCGGCGGCAACGGCAAAGGCACGTTCGTCGAGGCCACCCTGTACGCGCTGGGTGACTACGCCGACGCTGCAGACCCCGACCTACTGACCGCTCGTACGTTCGACGCGCATCCCACCGGCGTTGCTGATCTGTTCGGCCGCCGCCTGGCGGTGCTCCACGAGAGCGACCAAGGCCGCCAGCTCGCCGAGGGCACCGTGAAGCGGTTGACCGGCGGCGACCGGGTCAAGGCCCGCCGGATGCGCGAGGACTTCTGGCACTTCAACCCGTCCCACACGTTCCTGATGCTGACGAACCACAAGCCGATCGTCACCGGCACCGACGAGGGCATCTGGCGTCGCATCCGGCTCGTCCCCTGGGACGTCGTCATCCCCACCGAGGAGCAGGACACCGAGCTAGGCGACGCACTGCGGCTCGAGGCGGACGCCGTGCTCGCGTGGCTGGTCGACGGCTACCGCGACTGGCGCGACCACGGACTCAACGACCCGAAGGTCGTCACTGACGCCACCGATGCCTACCGCACCGAGTCCGATGCGGTCGGTCGGTTCCTCGAGGACCGGTGTCTACTCAAGGACACGTGCACAGTGCGGTCGTCGGTTCTGTTCGCCGCATGGCAGCGGTGGGCCGACCGGGAAGGCATGACCGACCCGAAGACAAATAAGGCGTTCTCCGCCGTGCTCGAGAACCGCGGTCACGACAAGAACCGGACGAACGCCGGGGCAGTGTGGCAAGGGATAGGTCTCGTGGTCGAGGATGACGCTCCATGA